In the genome of Trichomycterus rosablanca isolate fTriRos1 chromosome 24, fTriRos1.hap1, whole genome shotgun sequence, one region contains:
- the fezf2 gene encoding fez family zinc finger protein 2, whose protein sequence is MASSLNLDMSCPRFEARSASESAPKSLAFSIDRIMSNSKDERRGSDRGPTGLCAPIPCMIPIQPLAYDLHAKTLVNYSEFWRANLRGALCTSAAGCKPSCGACPKTDPGFKLPGTRVIKPQVIHQAVTVPNASLYYFNYLDAAYHQSELLSGHLFSSVVANSQAQAISAHQKLLLLDGAKLAEKVPTPQYPHKERLPGQLDHLMKENHGLGTEKSSTKVLSKTNTCTTDGKPKNFTCEVCGKVFNAHYNLTRHMPVHTGARPFVCKVCGKGFRQASTLCRHKIIHTQEKPHKCNQCGKAFNRSSTLNTHVRIHAGYKPFVCEFCGKGFHQKGNYKNHKLTHSGEKQFKCTICSKAFHQIYNLTFHMHTHNDKKPFTCSTCGKGFCRNFDLKKHVRKLHENSSACLSSSDETSRLHN, encoded by the exons ATGGCGAGTTCTTTAAATCTGGACATGTCCTGTCCGCGTTTCGAGGCCAGGAGCGCGTCGGAATCCGCTCCCAAATCCTTGGCTTTCTCCATTGACAGGATCATGTCCAATTCCAAAGATGAGCGCAGAGGATCGGATAGAGGACCGACTGGTTTATGCGCACCCATTCCTTGCATGATCCCCATCCAACCTTTGGCGTATGATCTCCACGCAAAGACGCTTGTGAACTACTCCGAGTTTTGGAGAGCCAATTTGCGCGGTGCGCTCTGCACATCTGCCGCAGGATGCAAACCCAGCTGCGGTGCGTGCCCCAAAACAGACCCGGGATTCAAGCTGCCAGGAACTCGAGTGATCAAACCACAGGTCATCCACCAAGCAGTGACAGTACCCAACGCGTCTTTGTATTACTTTAACTACCTGGATGCTGCTTATCATCAATCCGAGCTGCTCAGTGGACATTTATTTTCTTCAGTGGTCGCCAACTCGCAAGCGCAGGCCATCAGTGCGCACCAGAAACTGTTGCTTCTGGATGGCGCAAAACTGGCAGAGAAGGTACCAACCCCGCAGTACCCACATAAAGAGCGCCTGCCCGGACAGCTGGACCACCTGATGAAGGAAAATCACGGACTAGGAACAGAGAAAAGTAGTACCAAAGTACTCAGCAAAACCAACACCTGTACTACAGATGGAAAACCGAAGAACTTCACCTGCGAAGTGTGTGGGAAG GTGTTTAATGCGCACTACAACCTGACGCGGCACATGCCGGTGCACACAGGCGCAAGACCGTTCGTGTGTAAAGTGTGTGGGAAAGGTTTCCGTCAGGCGAGCACACTGTGCAGACATAAAATCATCCACACACAA GAAAAGCctcataaatgtaaccagtgCGGAAAAGCTTTCAACAGAAGTTCAACGTTAAACACTCACGTCCGGATTCACGCAGGATACAAACCGTTCGTGTGCGAGTTCTGCGGGAAAGGTTTCCACCAAAAAG GAAATTACAAAAACCACAAACTGACGCACAGCGGAGAGAAGCAGTTCAAGTGCACGATCTGCAGTAAAGCCTTCCATCAGATCTACAACCTGACCTTCCACATGCACACTCACAACGATAAGAAGCCCTTCACCTGTTCCACCTGTGGGAAAGGTTTCTGCAGGAACTTTGATCTGAAAAAACACGTTCGGAAACTTCACGAAAACAGCAGCGCCTGTTTATCCAGCAGCGACGAAACTTCCAGACTGCACAACTGA